One Bactrocera dorsalis isolate Fly_Bdor unplaced genomic scaffold, ASM2337382v1 BdCtg388, whole genome shotgun sequence DNA segment encodes these proteins:
- the LOC125780281 gene encoding uncharacterized protein LOC125780281, with product MIALSGDIFAEYWNISFILLGRMNQDALENFFYKIRASLGANNHPSAHEIQYIVARLLSMHILRRNFSQTGSNCEEDDDINLDWNIGQDDDLKENLKPSEQLAVEQICIPDEQFAETEKVAEKQVRRYYTGYAIYQKVFCRLKCEKCALLMQKKDLSLQDSSEALIRSKNYKGDNDLRLVNPDDRVFEISRLQMSCYKELFIANSCRVGIKSMILAQITAITQEKYPEWYTEAGDCLEHRHQFLDFLITVLLFKNAKWLAHQQEELYKNEVRARGYNKKQKLKKLAR from the exons ATGATTGCATTGAGCGGCGATATATTCGCGGAGTATTGGAATATATCTTTTATACTCTTAGGGAGAATGAACCAGGATGCcctggaaaactttttttataaaattcgcGCAAGTTTAGGAGCAAACAATCATCCATCCGCacatgaaatacaatatattgtaGCAAGACTATTGTCTATGCATATATTGCGACGGAACTTCTCGCAAACAGGCAGCAATTGCGAAGAAGACGATGACATCAACCTAGATTGGAATATTGGACAGGACGACGaccttaaagaaaatttaaaaccgtCTGAGCAACTTGCCGTGGAACAAATTTGTATTCCAGATGAGCAATTTGCTGAGACAGAAAAAGTAGCAGAAAAACAGGTTCGTCGTTATTATACTGGGTATGCGATATACCAAAAG GTTTTTTGTCGACTAAAGTGCGAGAAATGTGCCTTATTAATGCAAAAGAAGGATTTATCATTACAAGACTCATCGGAAGCCCTTATAAGGTCGAAGAATTACAAAGGAGACAATGACCTAAGGCTGGTTAATCCCGACGATAGAGTATTTGAAATAAGCCGCCTCCAAATGAGCTGCTATAAAGAGCTCTTTATAGCAAATTCTTGCAGAGTGGGTATAAAATCAATGATTTTAGCCCAGATTACTGCAATTACACAAGAGAAATACCCAGAGTGGTATACCGAGGCAGGAGATTGCCTCGAACATAGGCACcaatttttggactttttaaTAACAGTTTTACTGTTCAAGAACGCGAAATGGCTAGCACACCAGCAGGAAGAGCTGTACAAAAATGAAGTAAGGGCGAGGggctacaacaaaaaacaaaaattaaaaaaactggcACGATAG